The DNA sequence TAAGTTTGCCATTTCAACTAGCTTCTAGTTCTACTCCTTTTTCAGGCGAAAATTTGAGCTCTAGAAAACTCCCACCGACTCGTGAACTGAAAAACTCAACGAAGGCAAATCCATACTGAAATCGAAGCAGAACAAACTCACAGAGAACATGAAAAGCAATCCCTGAAGGTCCCCGAACTCGCGCTCCTCCACGAATGAATCGAACCCCGACGCGGCCTCGGAGGGCGGGTGAGCCGCCGGGCAGCTCGTCGAGCAGAACTGCAAGTAGAGGACGCCTCTCTCCTCGTCGTAGTAATAGCTGACCCTCCTGCACCTGAACCATTCCTTCGCTTCGTCGCCGTCGAGGCGGAGCACCTGGTCGACACCGCCCGAGCCGAAGGCGTTGAGATCGAGGACCTTGTTAAGGAGTTGCGCCGAGAAGTCGGCGCTCCGAGCGATGAAACCGACCACCACGATGCCCCGAGAAGGAGCGGGCGAGGAGGGCGGAGGAGGATCCGAGGGGGGAGGCGGAGCGGGGGCCGGAGGCGGAGCGAGAGGGGGGCGGGTCAGGACCCGCACGGGAGGCGCGTGGCGCGTGGTCATCGGAGGTAGCTAGCGTCCAGAGCCGAGAACGTCATCGGACTAGGGGAAGAAGAGGAGCGAGCGACGACTACGACGACTGTCCATGGCAGTCTTCACTTCGAGTTCTTTGGGCCTGAATTCATTTATCGGCCCACAAAGATTATTTTGGGCCCACAAAGCGATTAGCCCTTGAGCCCTCGTTGGCAATATTGttatcaaaataattagtcaactgaaattattttcattatcgataataacacaatattaaaaattttcgtacaataataaaaatatttttttatttattcatttatttaaattacaCAGAGGATcaatttttagggaaaataatttttaaacaatttattttcacaaataaaatgGAACCTAAAATGAAATTTGAATAGAATTAACCAAATCGATGGATCAACAAAAATGGACATATCTTTTTTATACATAATCTCGACTTTACTCGGAAAAAATTTGTCAACACTCctctaattttttctgattttttctttggaCGTGTCAATTAAACGAGCCAACAACGATTATAATCACATAGAAGTCAACAAAAGAGCACTCTACCTTCGCATCGTAGAACAATCGTTCCGAAATAGTTAAGCTCCAAAACAAGAACCTAGCATCGTCCTCTATCAAAGTTCGATTCtaggtttttcaatttttggaaccaaaATCGAGAAGCCATTAGTCATTTATCATGATAATATAGACTAAATGCCAATATATCAAGAAAGCCGGTATTGGTAGTATTGCGCAACTGCGTCCTTACATGTCCTGTGTACACAAAAGCAAGATTGAGCAGCAATTTTCTATCTCCCGAAAAGTGGACAAACACACGAGAAAATTCATCTGAAGCTTCTAAATCCTGCAATCCCCCACCGAGATTTTTAACCCGAAAAACCCAAGCGCCGGATCAAGGGAGCCCTGGCCGCTTCTGAACTTGGTCACCGCCTTCCAGCCCTCCACCAGGGCCTACCTGCGGAGCCCGTCTGGGAGCACGAGCCGGATGGCAGTCTGGATCTCCCGGGAGGTGATGGTCGGCTTCTTGTTGTCGCGCGCAAGCCGCGACGGCTCCTGGGCCGGCCTCTCGAAGATGTCATTGATGAAGCTGTCCATGATGGCCATGGCCTTGCTCGAGATGCGCATGCCCGGAAGCACCTGCTTCAGCACCTTGAAGATGTAGATCTTGTACGTCTCGACGCTCCTCTTCCCCCGCTTCTTCCTCTTGTCGCCGGTCCCCCTCCTTGGGGAGCTTCTTCTCGGGCCTCTTGTTCTCCACCTGCTTCTTCTCTCGCTTTGGCGCCATTGGAGACTCGAgttgatgcggatgtcattagtaatacgtttctggatcgattggatcaacacaaatctaatTAGAAGGCGAAACGGTACTGCAGCTAGAACcagcggatcgggtcgacgacgtcggattgagttcaaattcggtaggctgaagcgaaacggcgtcctgatcaatactcacggcctttggccgtgactaacgatgaattttggccgttcgagaatgtctagatgggttttcctattttttttagtatttttcaggcttaattttatttcagtggcacttttgtaattttcccttttttgatattttgattcctaattggactagggttaggataacaccctataaaaggtgtttatcacgttttttgaagcacatcatcaataatattcatagaatttcgagatttttctcctttagcaaggattttcttgcgttattcgcCGAATTCTGCGTCACGAGTGGCCCGCGCTTGCGGCGAGAGATAGATGCAAAGCACGAATTCTGCGTgtgtgcgtgagagagagagaggaaacgaTGGGGCCGAGAGGAGAAGCGACGGAGGATTGCTGCCGTGGACGAGCGGATATTGCTTGTGGCGGGTAACGTTAGTCACACGCAAGCGATATTACGCTAGCACCTCGGCTCTTTCCAAAAAGACTAAAGGAGAACCAAATACATCGCATAAAATCCAGCAAGCATCATGCCCCCAAGCTCAAGCATCTCTAACGGCAATCTACATTGTTTCTTGCAAACTACGGACCAAGGATAAACAGTCTCACTTCGAGTGATAATCCCACAAGCAGAATCTGCTAACTCCATATCAATTCCGTCCTTGTCGAAGAATGAACGTCAATCACTGTGTATCTAATGATCCTGTGCATGTATAAACTGTGTGTTCGCATCGGTTCTGACCATTCTTTCACCAATGGAAAATGTTCGAATGTGAACAGACGTCTCCGCTGCACGTCTACACCAGCCAAACTTCATATTCTAATAATGAAGAAACCGCTAAAGTTATAACACCCAAAAACAAAGAGCCTTTGTTCTAGAAAACTATCTAACTAGCTAAGTACGTAAATTAAACAGCCACAGACTTGTCCTTATCTCTGTCCCTGTCTCCAACAAACGTGTGATTCACCGATTCAAAAACCAGATTTTTCAAAGCCAAGATGGGGAGAGAATGCCTTTCATAAGCAATAGTAACATCTAATCGCATGATGTTGGGCGCAACTTTCTGCCGAACTGTGAGTCATAATGAGTTCATCGAGACAGATTGGTAAGGCAGAGTGGCCGACGAACAAAGCAACATGGCCCATGAGCTTGTCCTTCCTCGAGAAGGTGATCCCGCGATTGCACTGCCATTAGGCATCCCTGCTGTCCTCCTCGTGCGTCCTCAGATCAGAAGGCACCGAGAACTGCTTCCAATCGCACCTATTGCACACATACATCGGACCACCACGATGCTCCAAGGAGCAGGCAAGGAGGGACGGCATAGGTGTAGGATGAGGATCCCAACAGGGAGGCGTAGCGAGAGTGGAGCAGGTCATGGGAGGTGCGTGGTCATTTggagtagacatggccaaatggaaccggggGCCCGTTGagcgggcccacggttccgacccggaaTCGGAACTGTCCcttaagggccggttccggtttctaaATTGTCAGAACCATCCCGGAACCGCCGGTCCGGGGCCAATTCCGACCctgtttaaaaaaaagaaaggggggggggagaggaggCCCGAGGGGAAAGAACCATTGGGTCCGGGAACaagcggttccaccttttctagAAACCAAAACCGGCGGTTCGAACGAACCAGCCACGTCTAATTTGGAGATAGCTAGTGTCGAGAGCCGAGAACCTCACCGGActcggagaagaagaggagcgaGCTACGACTACGACTCCGACTCTCAAAGGTGGTCTGCATTTCGAGTTCTTTGGGCTTGAATTTGTTTATCGGCCTTGGGCCCACAAATCGCTTAGCCCTTGATCTCCATCGTCGGTTAGATTCCCTTTTCAAGATAAAAGAAGATTTCCGCTCCGATTGCTTAAcgttaaaaatatatatattttttaaaataatcactcatagcatttaaaataattaatcaaagaaaaaaattattttcatgaataatgaaaaaaaatattcattcattcatttgtcTGAGCAATGCAAACAATTactttctgaaaaaaaattccaaattatttattttttcacaatTTGGATGGAATACACCACATCAATCAACAAAAATGGACAATTTTCAATTCCCGcacaaattttctgatttttagacatgtcaatAATACGAGCCAACAGCGATTGTAATCACTTAGCAATGAAAAAAGAGAGTGATCTACCATCACAAGTCTTGCCATGTTTCGAAAGAAATTAAGTTCCAAATCAAGAACCCAGAATCGAATCATCCCCTATCAAAATTGATACCCTACTCTTGAATTTTCATTTAACATAAATCGAGAAGCCATCAGTCATTTGTCATAATAATTTAGAGAGTTTGCTAATATATCAAGAAAGCCACAGTAGATTCTGGTACATCACAGCTGCGTCCTAACATGTCAGGTTCTACCTTCTGCGCAAGCAAAAGATCAAGCAGCACTTTTCATCTCCCAAAACATTACAAAACACAAATTCCACTGGAGCTTCTCGAATTTTGCAATCCCCCACCGAGTTTTttttacaaggaaaaaaaagccaAAGGCCGCACCAAAAATGGCCCAGATCGAGAGAGATCCCTAGGCGCTGGTGAACTTGGTCACCGCCTTGGTCCCTTCCGACACGGCGTGCTTGGCGAGCTCGCCGGGGAGCACCAGCCGGACGGCCGTCTGGATTTCCCGGGAGGTGATGGTGGGCTTCTTGTTGTAGCGCGCGAGCCGCGACGACTCCTGGGCCAGCTTCTCGAAGATGTCGTTGATGAAGCTGTTCATGATGCCCATGGCCTTGCTCGAGATGCCGACGTCTGGGTGGACCTGCTTCAGCACCTTGAAGATGTAGATCTTGTACGTCTCGACGCTTCTCTTCGCCCGCTTCTTCCTCTTGTCGACAGCCCCCTCCTTGGGGAGCTTCTTCTCGGCCCTCGGCTTCTTCTCCGCCGGCGCCTTCTCGGCCTTCTTGTCCTCCGCCGGCTTCTTCTCGGCCGGCTTCTTCTCTCCCTTCGGCGCCATTAGAGACTCGAGCCACGCGCTTGTGGTGAGATACAGATGCAGAGCGCGAATTTTGTGAGtgggagagaaggagaggaagcgGTGGGATTGACAGGCGAAGCGACAACGTATTTATGGAGGGAGAGGCGTGACATGTGATTGGTTCTTTGGGCGAGACGCggatcgctgacgtggacaagcGGTTCTTACTTGTGGCGGGCTTATTCGAAATCGGCGTGTTAGAGAGGAGGGAGTTCGAGGTTTGCGAAAACCATGGTCATCATCGCAGCAGTTTCGGtcaatcttttaaaaattatcaaaagttgtgtataATTCTAATTATCGAGAGTCTCAAATATTTCGCATTAAATAAAGAACGAAAAATTGGGATGGCAATCAGAACAAGTTTTAATTTCCAATGTGATATTCATGTGCATTATCATCTTACATTCATAACCTGGCTTTTTAAATAACGAATTGCATGTTTTTTCTCAACACCAATTTTTCGATATATTTCTTGCTAAAACTATAGCCTCGGATATATTACAACCTGTTCTTTCCTCTGTCCTCCCTCTCTATCTATCCAAAGGATGAAAGGGCAGGGGGAAACTCTTGCTCCTCATCCTACAACCCTACTCTTGCTAATGCTAGTGTTACTAGGTTGAATTATTCGAGAATCTCCAAATCCATACTTTCACGctcatgtcatgtcatgtcgtGGTACTATTGAAGACAAATGTTCCCCTCCCGATATACGTAGGAGGACCTTTTGTAATAGATTCTCCCCCCTGAAGTTGGAGTATCGAGATCTTTTCCTCACCTCGTCCTACTATCCTGCATTTAGTACTTAGTTATCGCTCGCTGTTTACCCGAAAAAGGTGGTCCATAAGCTTTTTACTTCCTTTTTCTACCTGCATTTTACAGTGAAGCTGATCCCTTCAtggctctctttctctccactAGCCCTTCCATTTCTTCGTTCCGAACCATTAGTTgaattcttcattctttttatttatttttcatcttttaattcattcaattcaCAGGCGTTCAACTCgtaaaggcaaagaaaaagggATCCGTCTTGCTAGCATTATGTAACACTTTGGCAGTGCTCTCGAATCGAAaccaaaataatgaatcatAGCACATGGAGCCATCTCCTTATTGAAAACAGAATACTATTCCGCTAATTCGACTCTGCTCATTTCTTTTAAGAGGCGAACAACAAATAAGTGCGTTACATATGCACGTGAAAGAAAAAGGGATCGAAATAACTCTATTAACGAAAGACGGAATGCATGCATATTCTCATTATCTGGAGAAAATAATCGCTTGGTTATTAGAGTAGTGAGAAAATAATCGCTTGGTGAACACTCCGTAACATTCTCAAGAGATGTTTGAGACTAGAAACTTGTTAGGATGGGCAACACTATCATAcacacaaaattattttattttcgagATATCGAACATTTAACTGACTGTAGAACGAATTGAGAAGAAAGTTGAAATTCAAATGTGGTAGGTATGAAGTTTGTGGCTCTTCCCAAAGGAAACTGAAGTGAAGGGGGTCCGTATTATTACAGAAGATCCAACAAGTATCATGCCCTCAAGCATCTAGCAGCAATCTTACGTTGTTTCTTGCAATCTACAGAGAAAGCATAACGGTCGATCATACATGACACCAACGGTCCCATTTCTAGAGATGATCCAAAAACAGCAGAAACCGCAAACTCCAAACGAATTCTATCATCGCAGAAGAGTCGGATGATCCTGTGCATGTATGAACCGTTTGTCGTGTCGGTTCTGATCCTTTTTTTGCCGACGGAGAATGTTCGGGTGGTCAAGGTCGGGCGTCTCCGCTGCATGACTACACCAGCCAAACCTCATCTCCTGATAATCAAGAAACCAGCAAAGTTATAGAGCGTAGAAATAACTAGACTTCGTTCGAGCAAACTATCTAGCTAGTTAAGTTTCATAATTTAAACAGCCACATATCCAAGGAAAAAGACCAGATTTTTCAATGCCAAGATGAGGAAAAAATTGCCTATCATAAGCAGCAATACCATCTAATTGCATGATGTTGGGTGCAACTATCTGCTGAGCTCTGAGTCCTGGTGGGTTCATCAAGTCGAGCGATAAGGCAGGCGAGTGGCCGACGAACAAAGCGACATGGCCCATGAGCTTGTCCTTCCTCGAGAAGGTGGTCCCGCAGTTGCACTGCCACTTGACGTCCCCGCAGTGCTTCTCGTGCGTCCTCAGATCGGACAGCACCGAGAACTGCTTCCGGTTGCACCTCTTGCACACATACAACTTGGGGCAGTGGCTCCTCTTGTAGTGGTTCTTGACACAGATCATGGACTTCAGAGGCTGGAACCTGGGGTGCTTCCGGTTCCACCGGCAGCCCTCTTGTGGGCAGGAGTACTTCTTCGGCCTTAATCCCATCAAACACTCTTGATCACCGTTCGGTTTGTCGCGGTTGCTATCAGTATTCTTGGCGGGGTTGCATAGAGCGGCGCTGGTTTTGTACTCGTCCCCGTGAGCCCTCATGTGCATTCGCAGGTTCGCGTCCCGCTTGAACCCTTTCCCGCAGATTTGGCAATAGTGCGTGTACTTCGCCAACAAATCATCGGCGTTCAGTTCGACGACATCATAACTAGCGCCACTCAACGCATGTTCGGCTTGTGGTATCTCCTTCTTCTGGCGACCCGCTTGAGGCAATTCTCTCATTCCTTGATCCGACCCGCTATTTTTCGCAATACTTGCCGACGGTTTGCTTTCATTATTACCGTTGTAATCGACAAAGCTGCTTGCGCTATACCAGTCAAGAGAGCTAGGCTCATGAACAAGAGGCTGGTTGCTGTTATTGTTATCGTTATCGTTATCGGTATCAGTATTAGTACCTGAAGGCATAGCGGGACCGAGAAGTGTCATCTGTTGGCAAGAGAACATCATAGATGTTGCGGTCCCTATGATTTCTTGGATCAAGCTTCCGATGCCAGCTAAGGCCAGGGACGTTGACTCGGGCCGGCCTCGACCGGAGGAACCTTGTCCTTGAGACCAGGTGACCAGCGATTGGACTTGACGAACCTTGTCctcgagaagagagagactatGAAGCAGAGAGCTCGAGTGGGCTTCCAACGCGGAAGCCAGCGGCAGCACTCCTTCCGAAACGGGTGCAAGAACACGGCGGTCTTGATCATACCCGCCTCGAATCATCTGCATCCCCTGCGAAACGCTCGCGAGATTACGAGAAGTCGGATCGAGAATCATGGTCTTCTCTCTCGCTTCTTCTCTTCGACCACGGGGAATTACGTGTCCAACTTTGCTAATTCAGGCGGCGGATCCGGCTTCTTCTCAGGAAGGGTCTTGGGTGTAATAACAGGTGTTTCATATAAGCACGTACAAACAAGCGGGCGATGGCTAGGTTTTTTCTGAGACGTGagaggatggagagagagagagagagagagagagagagagagagagatagattcGAGTCAACGT is a window from the Rhodamnia argentea isolate NSW1041297 chromosome 8, ASM2092103v1, whole genome shotgun sequence genome containing:
- the LOC115735408 gene encoding protein SENSITIVE TO PROTON RHIZOTOXICITY 2-like, whose protein sequence is MILDPTSRNLASVSQGMQMIRGGYDQDRRVLAPVSEGVLPLASALEAHSSSLLHSLSLLEDKVRQVQSLVTWSQGQGSSGRGRPESTSLALAGIGSLIQEIIGTATSMMFSCQQMTLLGPAMPSGTNTDTDNDNDNNNSNQPLVHEPSSLDWYSASSFVDYNGNNESKPSASIAKNSGSDQGMRELPQAGRQKKEIPQAEHALSGASYDVVELNADDLLAKYTHYCQICGKGFKRDANLRMHMRAHGDEYKTSAALCNPAKNTDSNRDKPNGDQECLMGLRPKKYSCPQEGCRWNRKHPRFQPLKSMICVKNHYKRSHCPKLYVCKRCNRKQFSVLSDLRTHEKHCGDVKWQCNCGTTFSRKDKLMGHVALFVGHSPALSLDLMNPPGLRAQQIVAPNIMQLDGDEVWLV
- the LOC115735474 gene encoding probable histone H2B.1, which encodes MAPKGEKKPAEKKPAEDKKAEKAPAEKKPRAEKKLPKEGAVDKRKKRAKRSVETYKIYIFKVLKQVHPDVGISSKAMGIMNSFINDIFEKLAQESSRLARYNKKPTITSREIQTAVRLVLPGELAKHAVSEGTKAVTKFTSA